In the Nicotiana tabacum cultivar K326 chromosome 16, ASM71507v2, whole genome shotgun sequence genome, one interval contains:
- the LOC107768565 gene encoding putative alpha,alpha-trehalose-phosphate synthase [UDP-forming] 9, which translates to MASRSCANFFDLASVEILDIPQIPRALPRVMTVPGIIAGGYGSNDGDSDSITSACHERKIIVANMLPLHAQRDTAAEKWCFSLDEDSLLLQLKDGFSPETEVIYVGSLKVEVEPSEQEEVTQRLLEEFKCVPTFVPRDIQENFYHGFCKQQLWPLFHYMLPMCPDHGDRFDRQLWQAYVSANKLFADKVMEVVNPEDDYIWVQDYHLMVLPTFLRKRYHRVKLGFFLHSPFPSSEIYRTLPVRDEILKGLLNCDLIGFHTFDYARHFLSCCSRMLGLDYESKRGHIGLDYFGRTVYIKILPVGIHMGRLESVLNLSSTFAKAKEVQEQFKGMKVILGVDDMDIFKGISLKLLAFEHLLQQHEDLQGKLVLVQIVNPARSSGKDVQEAKRETYLTVDRINQIYGRSNYEPVILIDRPVARYEKTAYYAVADCCIVNAVRDGMNLVPYKYIVCRQGSLGLDEAMGIKADSPRTSMLVVSEFIGCSPSLSGAIRVNPWDIEAVAEALNWAITISDSEKVLRHEKHYRYVSSHDVAYWALSFMQDLERACKDHYSKRCWGIGLGLGFRVIALSPSFRKLSIDHIVSSYRRTQRRAIFLDYDGTVVPQSSMVKAPSAEVITLLNTLSNDPKNTVYIVSGRGRTSLSEWLAPCERLGIAAEHGYFIRESKTSDWESLASDLEWNEIVEPVMKLYTEATDGSYIETKESALVWHHHDADPDFGSCQAKELLDHLESVLANEPAVVKRGQHIVEIKPQGVTKGIVAEKVLSMMVDSGNPPDFVMCIGDDRSDEDMFESILSTVSSPSVTAAPDIFACTVGQKPSKAKYYLDDTADVLRLLGGLANASCPKPRHTAQFQLAFGSVI; encoded by the exons ATGGCATCAAGATCTTGTGCAAACTTTTTTGACTTGGCATCTGTGGAGATACTGGATATACCTCAGATTCCTAGAGCTCTTCCCCGGGTGATGACTGTTCCTGGAATCATCGCTGGTGGTTATGGAAGCAATGATGGGGATTCAGATAGTATAACATCTGCTTGTCATGAGCGAAAAATTATTGTTGCTAACATGCTGCCTTTGCATGCTCAAAGGGATACAGCAGCTGAAAAGTGGTGCTTTAGCTTGGATGAGGATTCTCTTTTATTGCAACTGAAGGATGGGTTTTCACCTGAAACTGAGGTTATCTATGTGGGTTCTCTCAAGGTTGAAGTTGAACCGAGCGAACAGGAGGAAGTTACACAGAGACTACTTGAGGAGTTCAAGTGTGTGCCTACCTTTGTACCTCGtgacatccaggaaaatttttatCATGGCTTCTGTAAGCAACAACTATGGCCTCTTTTTCACTACATGCTTCCAATGTGCCCAGATCATGGAGATCGTTTTGATCGTCAGCTCTGGCAAGCTTATGTCTCAGCAAATAAGCTATTTGCTGATAAGGTTATGGAAGTGGTTAATCCCGAGGATGATTACATCTGGGTTCAAGATTACCACCTCATGGTTCTTCCAACATTTTTAAGAAAGAGATACCATCGAGTGAAGCTTGGGTTTTTTCTTCATAGCCCATTTCCATCATCAGAAATTTACCGAACTCTCCCAGTTAGGGATGAAATTCTAAAAGGATTGTTGAACTGCGACCTAATTGGCTTTCATACATTTGATTATGCGCGTCACTTTCTGTCATGCTGCAGTAGAATGCTAGGTCTAGATTATGAATCTAAACGAGGACACATTGGACTTGATTACTTTGGTCGTACAGTTTACATAAAGATTCTGCCAGTAGGAATACATATGGGTCGACTGGAGTCGGTGTTAAATCTTTCCTCTACGTTTGCTAAAGCTAAAGAAGTTCAAGAACAGTTCAAGGGAATGAAAGTCATTCTCGGTGTGGATGATATGGACATCTTTAAAGGTATTAGTTTGAAATTACTAGCTTTTGAACACCTACTACAGCAGCATGAGGATTTGCAGGGTAAACTTGTCCTTGTCCAAATAGTAAATCCTGCTCGTAGCTCTGGGAAAGATGTTCAGGAAGCTAAGAGGGAGACATATTTGACTGTTGACAGGATCAACCAAATTTATGGAAGATCTAATTATGAGCCTGTAATTTTGATTGATCGTCCAGTTGCTCGCTATGAGAAGACTGCGTATTATGCTGTTGCTGATTGTTGCATAGTCAATGCCGTGAGGGATGGGATGAATTTAGTGCCTTACAAGTATATTGTCTGTAGGCAGGGTTCTCTTGGTTTGGATGAGGCTATGGGTATCAAAGCTGATTCCCCTAGAACTAGCATGCTTGTTGTGTCTGAATTTATTGGTTGTTCACCATCATTGAGTGGAGCAATTAGGGTAAATCCATGGGATATTGAGGCTGTCGCTGAGGCTTTAAATTGGGCCATCACAATTTCGGATTCTGAGAAAGTGCTTCGTCACGAGAAGCATTACCGCTATGTTAGCTCTCACGATGTAGCTTATTGGGCCCTTAGCTTCATGCAGGATTTGGAGAGAGCATGCAAAGATCATTACAGTAAGCGATGTTGGGGAATTGGTCTTGGCCTAGGTTTCAGAGTTATCGCGCTTTCGCCAAGTTTTAGAAAGTTGTCCATAGATCACATTGTTTCCTCATACAGGAGGACACAGAGAAGGGCGATATTTTTGGACTATGACGGTACTGTCGTACCTCAGTCATCTATGGTTAAAGCTCCGAGTGCTGAAGTTATTACACTGTTGAACACTCTAAGCAATGACCCTAAAAACACTGTGTATATTGTTAGCGGCAGAGGAAGGACCTCATTAAGCGAATGGCTTGCACCATGTGAAAGGCTTGGAATAGCTGCTGAACATGGATACTTCATAAG GGAGAGTAAAACCTCTGATTGGGAATCTTTGGCGTCTGATCTTGAATGGAACGAAATTGTGGAACCTGTGATGAAACTTTACACGGAAGCAACTGATGGATCATATATAGAAACTAAAGAGAGTGCATTAGTGTGGCACCATCATGATGCAGACCCTGACTTTGGCTCCTGCCAGGCAAAGGAATTGTTGGATCATTTGGAAAGCGTACTTGCAAATGAACCTGCAGTTGTTAAGAGGGGCCAACATATTGTTGAAATCAAGCCACAA GGTGTTACCAAAGGAATAGTTGCAGAGAAGGTTCTCTCAATGATGGTTGATAGTGGGAATCCGCCCGATTTTGTTATGTGCATTGGAGATGATAGGTCAGACGAAGACATGTTTGAGAGCATATTAAGCACTGTATCCAGTCCGTCAGTCACTGCTGCCCCTGATATCTTTGCCTGCACTGTTGGGCAAAAGCCAAGCAAAGCCAAGTATTACCTCGATGATACAGCCGATGTTCTTAGACTGCTTGGAGGCCTTGCTAATGCTTCTTGTCCAAAGCCAAGGCATACTGCTCAATTCCAGCTCGCGTTTGGCTCTGTTATTTGA